In Aedes albopictus strain Foshan chromosome 3, AalbF5, whole genome shotgun sequence, the following are encoded in one genomic region:
- the LOC109406729 gene encoding WD repeat and FYVE domain-containing protein 3 isoform X1: MSIRKIDSLSSASGGSAGEDEKNARQLGIMHLRKLFGEFAHCKDTLAEKEKEFRIYNMLPLFIKMFDTCHPKEMMEKFPDVQQFCLHVSKLMVTEIKRRGSNQSTEAASKKIVDFLEIDENEETSNGWMLLTTINIMSAGDKTLIQIMTNASIPSTLVKCLYLFFDLPELGDEDENSKKSKFTNRERRILLQKLFVQVLVRLCSHPYPADELARMDDLSLLFSAITSQCPPYNVIWRKSASEVLTTLSRHGLTNQVVDYLHTKGCMSLCVDNMQRSSQLQPLEVVEMVVSVFCFLKDSSEVSQILLDDFKSCQGYLFLVDFLIKLDQEDRKSQDTEAAIRNLVLMTASLCICGYNELKVTFNNNSLFQMQGFKMPQVSSRGTCVRNLHAFQVLQTVFLKSDNTTLCCIILDAISSVYHSDNVNYFILESQNTLCQFSEIIHLKTIPVRERFFGLLEFIVFQLNFVPCKELISLSLLLKSNHSVECSILCMKTLLNLLRHSNLFCDVYREVGILEVFVNCLKKYKSLLEETQFDNNSNSTKDNNLVLGEMILEALIILLSGNNSNATVFRDSGGSKCIHEMIRFECCSNTVLKIIKEMIVNSGGDDDMLRLLEAMQVAPMSQIGLKITILRSLVTCLRDSHRTRTIFRKVNGFSHLIKTIESLKDIFTDKADKNEHHTFLQLLYVVCQALTTAMRFEPANAKFFQQELCTTTFCNALRALGCFSSATILRKEIRAHFKPSQETNKNFSQIFARDLGEPRFEQFATLPGPLSLSFACIVYRILYNIALDNFEGPNSINISTIASLSKLSPRIDNNDKAGNISEGTMSMLNLAMPTSEPTIVHPGTVLCMLLLLPSVANSQHDELSVALEFFLAEVLKSLVRSERNQQILCEVGMAGALLKVCRIALLEEQHILHLPLQYIFERLAVQALLPKEFREFLRLGFPMECTIDKNASDVASIPLTRIKTLVSMTTPRDFRAHGSYTLPPFVEMDMNSEGFGCIFLPSLSPQATTAAGNLEVDGQAIGGIGTGDRNFPPSSGLSFSTWFCVEKFSDSRVDPHGIRLLTIVRTVNKPREENYICLSILLSAKDKAIITSTQEILMEQNVAEWEPDCLEDYSARVWCPDLLIEGQWHHLVVVLNKSVGKSTSFSLYIDGHHMHTQKIQYMSPYPGNHYSNSSNPASSVFAYIGTPPIWRRYSRLCWKQGVCHLIEDVFNNTTVNKIYALGPHYLGSLQAPQTEKILDDSNSPIVPEERVIFGMNARAVSNLTLSKIRKVYSRVDCKAIAKQLGMNSHDNATPIKILHNSAGHLAGPARTLGGVMIGYLGIRCFSPNPVSAIIYTVGGCSVLLGIIAMSQNVESLYAGVKALTCVIKSNKSTQNEMDRKRYYQTLAMIFKRKKHLLNSHILHLTFNLVGTVNSGQETSAIPNVMSFQDLLCDFEIWLGAPNDILKSLLEHLLELISESSEKRTNIRIMRDMQCISKLLHIVEDVHDYNTREVLYNLLEILLGPQPRISDLLLFGQSLIYHIPQPGDDKDKTVNLADYTNDGNTAIHDPDVYRNNATIRKIVLRNKGLCLLHSMLFTAKNTVNAVLSEEISKILGLDWLMMFMQPHLNSTTVIWAMRILVVLCANDTIIGRFREGTMNSGYMKNTEVVSQNKDMLLLSATQSTTASANLKKPQDLVASTLAKPGDEAKSQFMNCSGFTYLEWLLQHHISIPEIYFLLTALIMGQPVKLLGTEHVDVDLDRIWTFLWGAPVSGMLGGSSTSKMSLCPEAVCILLNIIRKIVHTTNNAEWLHNHPNTLVQVLFSLYNNLPDFMPVVMSAEVITSLIGVMFPYRIKSSGSETNSISTPSGELVSYQELEKRFAEKEGQKLTEHPVRMFVIDFLRVIAVDSLSLAYSGKCTPVVDCILDAHPENGSFDARCEFLTEIITTLMDHLLAADILVGEQAALPIVPLLQSHVQNIAPNVFYLTARIVDKLWQGSINKDPHEIFEFIIKLITQARRRSSAITLDNLYHSLNRCILYLLSRPTDTVPDQMMVMEALHKLTTNRLMIFGAGNHEPEFIGCLTFCLMQLTAKERILLDVKDSKDADRTTTWHINSVNDTKNVGEDSLNHHQGTNLIGNAASRVWEELYVCKKPAIEEVFKISLTPPMSNRKAPDMTITREQILDAATKLWLSYVDGEKRAQDRIPWELHNNIQSKIQKVTGNLTRLASRTKVKKDEQNKGKSEIDTETMYQLNLVNLCQVKDFWELRCSQHNHMAQHTQRYVYQEWLQSEAELFRERGLWGPKGTISYTKWILDTTEGPHRMRKKMMKNDLFYVHYPYRPELELSDQASRQLKYKVASSLDSKKYYNSIQLIPKVQSLQMEQESGAKNTLAQSSSIVNSSRSNLESKTNDNDQNYDVEDDDEELSATPDNQTLLRLLEEKEKISHIFRCARIQGLDTFEGLLLFGREHCYVIDGFTLMKNREIRDIDSVPSGSYEPILPNPGNTRISHELRQNSKFAYEEIREVHKRRYLLQPIALEVFSGDGRNFLLSFPRKVRNKVYQRLMSVATSIADNAQQSVAGQSRSANVEQSSGIFSSLIGETSVTQRWVRGEISNFQYLMHLNTLAGRSYNDLMQYPVFPWILADYDSERLDLSNPKSFRDFSKPMGAQSKDRLEQFEKRYKEWDDPHGETPPYFYGTHYSSAMIVCSYLVRLEPFTQHFLRLQGGHFDLADRMFHSIKEAWHSASKHNMADVKELIPEFFYLPEFLINDNNFDFGMKQNGDILNHIVLPPWAKDDPREFIRIHREALESDYVSRHLHLWIDLIFGHRQRGHAAVEACNVFHHLFYEGNVDIYNIEDPLKKNATIGFINNFGQIPKQLFRKAHPAKRAQPSKNTMIDSSLVLQQSVSYTDKLFFHNLENLKPSSQPIKEVKGPVGHIIQMEKLVLAVEQNKILMPPSYNRYIAWGYADHSIRVGIYDSDRALFVCENVAPDSGEILACVCPNAKTIIMAGTNSILTVCDIDFKHKQLYVKHTLHGHTDAVTSLAASTAYNIIVSGSKDKSAIIWDMSRYKYVRQLLNHVGVVAAVSINELTGDIATCSATWLYVWSINGDCLAKVNTSIGCADRMQQILCVTFSHKNEWDNDNVIITGSTDGVVRMWSLDHVQIPTERQSCSDSHLYEDEFGDNRGSDGECFTFPDLGAVVRSSSTSSIYEQYTLHDSSQASMSNTEDSHKTSIQSSSKITANVKAISIDRHLDKFDVNGQFLTKEDSQKPRKALRWHRQLIFRTKLSMHTAYDLKDNVEPASITSLAISNDHRTVFVGDARGRIFSWSVADQPGKVVSDNWMKQGTSDRCNGCHVRFSRYERKNVCRNCGHEFCGKCCHLDSTIFQLRIRMPVRICKVCHSRLQETNDS, encoded by the exons AGGATCCAACCaaagtacagaggctgcatctaAAAAAATAGTGGATTTCTTGGAAATTGATGAGAACGAAGAAACCAGTAATGGTTGGATGCTGCTAACAACAATCAACATTATGTCAGCTGGCGATAAAACTTTGATACAG ATCATGACGAATGCTTCTATACCATCAACACTAGTAAAATGTTTATATTTGTTTTTCGATCTGCCGGAGCTTGGCGACGAGGACGAAAACAGCAAAAAGAGTAAATTTACCAATAGGGAAAGACGTATCTTGTTGCAGAAACTATTCGTACAG GTATTAGTACGTTTGTGCTCACATCCATACCCGGCAGATGAACTAGCTCGAATGGACGATTTATCGCTGTTGTTTTCTGCCATCACATCTCAATGCCCACCGTACAACGTTATATGGAGAAAATCGGCATCCGAAGTTCTGACAACCCTGTCACGTCATGGGTTGACAAATCAAGTAGTGGATTACTTGCATA CTAAAGGATGTATGTCACTTTGCGTTGATAATATGCAACGATCTTCGCAACTACAGCCGCTGGAAGTTGTCGAGATGGTAGTTTCTGTGTTCtgttttctcaaggattccagtGAAGTGTCCCAAATATTACTGGATGATTTCAAGTCATGCCAAGGATATTTGTTTCTGGTAGACTTTCTTATCAA GTTGGACCAAGAAGACCGGAAATCTCAGGATACAGAAGCTGCTATAAGAAATTTGGTTCTCATGACCGCTTCCCTTTGTATTTGTGGATACAACGAGCTAAAAGTAACGTTCAACAACAACTCTCTATTTCAAATGCAGGGCTTCAAAATGCCACAAGTATCATCACGAGGTACATGTGTTCGCAATCTACATGCTTTTCAAGTGTTGCAAACGGTGTTCCTCAAGTCGGACAACACTACGCTTTGTTGTATAATCCTTGACGCAATATCCAGCGTGTACCACTCTGACAATGTGAACTACTTCATCTTAGAATCTCAAAATACGTTGTGTCAATTTTCGGAAATCATCCATCTGAAGACCATTCCCGTCAGGGAACGCTTCTTCGGGCTGCTAGAGTTCATTGTATTCCAATTGAACTTCGTACCGTGCAAGGAGTTGATATCATTGTCCCTGCTGTTGAAGTCCAATCATTCCGTTGAGTGCAGTATACTGTGTATGAAAACGTTGCTGAATCTGTTACGACATAGTAACCTCTTCTGTGATGTATACCGCGAAGTTGGAATTCTGGAGGTTTTCGTAAACTGCTTGAAGAAATACAAATCATTATTGGAGGAGACTCAGTTCGATAATAACTCAAACTCTACCAAAG ATAACAACTTAGTATTAGGAGAAATGATTCTTGAAGCACTGATTATTTTGCTAAGTGGAAATAACAGTAATGCCACAGTATTCAGAGATAGCGGTGGCTCTAAATGCATACATGAAATGATACGGTTTGAATGCTGCAGTAATACTGTTTTGA aaatcattaAGGAAATGATCGTAAACTCAGGTGGCGACGATGATATGCTTCGATTGCTGGAAGCCATGCAAGTGGCCCCGATGAGCCAAATTGGATTGAAAATCACAATTCTTCGATCACTTGTCACCTGCCTTCGCGACAGTCACCGAACACGAACCATCTTCCGGAAG GTCAACGGGTTCAGCCACCTCATCAAGACcattgaatccctgaaagatattTTCACAGACAAGGCAGATAAAAATGAACACCATACATTTTTACAGTTGTTATACGTGGTATGCCAAGCGCTAACGACGGCAATGCGCTTCGAGCCAGCCAATGCCAAGTTTTTTCAACAAGAG TTGTGTACCACCACTTTCTGTAATGCACTTCGGGCATTGGGATGCTTCAGCTCGGCTACGATACTCAGAAAAGAAATCCGGGCCCACTTCAAACCATCTCAGGAAACGAACAAGAACTTCAGCCAGATATTTGCTCGTGATTTGGGAGAACCAAGGTTTGAACAATT TGCTACATTACCTGGGCCTCTGTCGTTATCTTTTGCATGCATAGTGTatcgtattttgtacaacattgcCTTGGACAATTTCGAAGGCCCTAACTCGATTAACATTTCCACTATTGCAAGTCTCTCTAAACTCTCACCCCGAATTGACAATAACGATAAA GCAGGAAATATAAGTGAAGGAACAATGTCTATGCTCAATTTGGCAATGCCGACTTCGGAACCAACGATTGTTCATCCTGGGACAGTGCTGTGTATGCTGCTTCTTCTTCCATCAGTGGCTAATAGTCAACATGACGAACTTAGTGTGGCACTTGAGTTCTTTCTGGCAGAAGTGTTGAAAAGTCTCGTTCGAAGCGAACGTAACCAACAGATACTATGTGAAGTCGGTATGGCTGGCGCCTTGCTGAAAGTATGCAGAATAGCTTTGTTGGAAGAGCAACATATACTGCATTTGCCTTTGCAGTATATTTTCGAACGTTTGGCCGTTCAAGCTCTGCTCCCCAAAGAATTTCGTGAGTTTCTTCGACTGGGCTTTCCAATGGAGTGTACTATTGATAAAAATGCATCCGATGTAGCATCGATACCATTGACTCGCATCAAGACCCTGGTATCGATGACAACGCCTAGAGACTTCCGAGCTCATGGGTCATATACTTTACCACCGTTCGTTGAGATGGACATGAACTCCGAGGGATTTGGATGTATATTCCTTCCAAGCCTGTCACCACAAGCAACAACAGCTGCAGGTAACCTCGAAGTTGACGGACAGGCCATAGGAGGCATCGGAACTGGCGACAGGAACTTCCCCCCTTCTAGCGGGCTAAGCTTTTCGACTTGGTTTTGTGTAGAAAAGTTCAGCGATTCTCGGGTAGACCCACATGGAATACGCTTGTTAACAATTGTTCGCACTGTAAATAAGCCTCGTGAGGAAAACTACATTTGTCTAAGTATTTTACTGTCGGCCAAGGACAAGGCCATAATTACTTCTACACAGGAAATACTCATGGAGCAAA atgttgCTGAATGGGAACCTGATTGTCTGGAAGACTACAGTGCCAGGGTATGGTGCCCAGATTTGCTGATCGAAGGGCAGTGGCATCATTTGGTTGTAGTGTTGAATAAAAGTGTAGGAAAAAGTACAAGCTTTTCGCTTTACATTGACGGACACCACATGCACACCCAAAAGATTCAATATATGTCACCGTATCCCGGAAACCACTATTCCAATAGCTCAAATCCTGCTTCATCGGTATTTGCCTACATTGGAACTCCACCGATTTGGAGACGCTACTCGAGACTCTGTTGGAAACAAGGCGTCTGTCATCTTATAGAAGAT GTGTTCAACAACACAACCGTGAACAAAATCTATGCTCTTGGCCCTCATTACTTGGGGTCACTGCAAGCACCACAAACCGAAAAGATCTTGGATGACTCAAACAGCCCTATAGTACCGGAGGAGCGCGTAATATTCGGAATGAATGCAAGGGCAGTATCTAATTTGACGTTATCGAAAATTCGGAAGGTCTACAGCCGGGTTGATTGTAAAGCGATTGCCAAGCAACTGGGAATGAACTCGCACGACAACGCTACCCCGATAAAGATTTTGCACAACTCTGCTGGTCACCTGGCGGGACCAGCGCGTACTTTGGGAGGCGTTATGATCGGATACCTAGGCATCCGTTGTTTCAGTCCAAATCCAGTATCGGCAATTATATACACCGTGGGAGGATGCAGCGTGCTGCTCGGAATAATTGCAATGTCACAGAACGTGGAGAGCCTGTACGCAGGAGTTAAGGCTTTGACTTGTGTGATCAAATCCAACAAATCAACCCAGAATGAAATGGATCGAAAACGATATTACCAAACTTTGGCAATGATATTCAAAAGAAAGAAGCATTTACTAAACTCGCACATCCTACATCTAACTTTCAACTTGGTTGGCACGGTCAACAGTGGCCAGGAAACTTCCGCGATCCCGAACGTTATGTCATTCCAG GATTTACTGTGTGATTTCGAGATCTGGCTTGGAGCACCGAATGATATTTTGAAGTCATTACTAGAGCATCTCCTGGAGCTAATATCTGAGTCCAGCGAAAAACGAACAAACATTCGCATAATGCGAGATATGCAG TGCATATCGAAGTTACTACACATTGTCGAAGATGTGCACGATTATAACACACGCGAGGTTCTCTACAATTTATTGGAAATATTGCTGGGACCACAGCCTCGTATATCCGATTTGTTACTGTTTGGACAAAGTCTGATTTATCACATTCCGCAG CCTGGCGACGACAAGGACAAAACTGTTAATCTTGCTGATTATACCAATGATGGGAACACTGCAATTCATGATCCCGACGTGTATAGAAATAACGCAACAATCCGAAAGATAGTCCTCCGCAACAAAGGATTATGCCTACTGCACAGTATGCTCTTCACGGCCAAGAATACGGTCAATGCTGTGCTATCAGAGGAGATATCGAAGATCCTTGGCTTAGACTGGCTGATGATGTTCATGCAGCCGCATCTCAATAGCACAACGGTTATTTGGGCTATGCGGATTTTGGTTGTTCTGTGTGCAAACGATACTATCATTGGGCGTTTTCGCGAGGGCACCATGAACAGCGGGTACATGAAAAACACTGAGGTAGTTTCGCAAAACAAAGATATGTTACTATTATCAGCAACTCAAAGCACAACCGCATCGGCTAATTTGAAAAAGCCTCAGGACTTAGTGGCGTCTACATTGGCAAAACCTGGAGATGAGGCCAAGTCGCAGTTCATGAACTGCTCTGGTTTCACTTATCTAGAGTGGCTGCTGCAGCACCACATCAGCATTCCCGAGATATATTTTCTTTTGACAGCACTGATAATGGGGCAGCCTGTGAAACTCTTAGGTACCGAGCACGTCGATGTAGATCTAGACCGCATCTGGACGTTTTTGTGGGGTGCTCCTGTTTCAGGAATGCTAGGTG GTTCATCTACATCCAAGATGTCACTCTGTCCAGAAGCAGTATGCATACTATTGAACATCATCAGGAAAATTGTACATACAACAAATAACGCCGAGTGGCTTCATAATCATCCCAATACGCTAGTACAGGTGCTTTTCTCATTGTATAACAACCTGCCAGATTTCATGCCCGTCGTTATGTCGGCGGAAGTGATCACGTCGTTGATTGGCGTTATGTTCCCCTATCGAATCAAGTCATCAGGCTCGGAAACGAATAGCATTTCAACGCCTTCCGGAGAATTGGTGTCCTATCAAGAGTTGGAAAAACGTTTTGCAGAAAAAGAAGGCCAAAAGTTGACTGAACATCCGGTACGCATGTTTGTTATTGATTTCCTTCGCGTGATTGCTGTAGATTCTTTGAGTTTGGCATACAGCGGAAAGTGCACTCCAGTCGTCGATTGTATTCTGGATGCCCATCCCGAAAATGGTTCATTTGATGCAAGATGTGAGTTTCTGACggaaatcataactactctaatgGATCACTTGCTGGCCGCTGACATTTTGGTTGGAGAACAAGCCGCTCTTCCAATTGTCCCACTACTACAGAGTCATGTACAAAATATAGCACCGAATGTGTTTTATCTTACTGCTAGAATTGTCGACAAGTTATGGCAAGGAAGCATAAACAAAGATCCACACGAAATTTTCGAATTCATCATTAAGTTGATAACACAGGCCAGAAGACGGTCAAGTGCTATAACGTTGGACAATCTATATCATTCATTAAATCGCTGTATCTTGTATCTTCTCTCACGTCCTACTGACACTGTTCCGGATCAGATGATGGTCATGGAAGCACTTCATAAATTGACCACAAACAGACTAATGATATTCGGCGCAGGAAATCATGAACCAGAGTTTATTGGATGCCTAACGTTCTGTCTAATGCAACTAACTGCTAAGGAACGAATTTTGCTAGATGTTAAAGACTCGAAAGATGCAGATCGCACAACAACTTGGCACATAAATTCCGTCAATGACACAAAGAACGTTGGAGAAGATTCACTTAATCATCACCAAGGCACAAATTTAATAGGAAATGCCGCATCTCGGGTCTGGGAAGAGCTTTACGTATGTAAGAAACCAGCCATTGAAGAAGTGTTCAAAATTAGCCTGACTCCACCAATGAGTAATAGAAAAGCGCCCGACATGACCATTACAAGGGAACAGATTCTGGATGCGGCTACCAAACTCTGGTTAAGCTACGTCGATGGAGAAAAGCGTGCTCAAGATCGAATACCCTGGGAATTGCATAATAACATACAATCCAAAATCCAAAAAGTCACGGGGAATCTCACCCGGCTTGCTAGCCGCACAAAGGTTAAAAAGGATGAACAAAACAAGGGCAAATCGGAAATTGATACGGAAACCATGTACCAACTGAATCTAGTCAATTTATGCCAGGTTAAAGATTTCTGGGAGCTGCGATGTTCCCAGCATAACCACATGGCACAACATACTCAACGGTACGTGTATCAGGAGTGGCTTCAATCGGAAGCCGAACTCTTCAGGGAGAGGGGGCTATGGGGTCCAAAGGGAACCATAAGCTACACAAAATGGATACTGGACACCACCGAAGGACCCCATCGCATGCGAAAgaagatgatgaaaaatgatCTCTTTTATGTTCACTATCCATACCGGCCCGAGCTGGAGTTATCCGATCAAGCAAGT CGTCAATTGAAGTATAAAGTGGCTTCCAGTTTGGACAGCAAAAAGTATTACAACAGTATTCAACTGATTCCCAAGGTTCAGTCTCTTCAAATGGAACAGGAATCTGGCGCAAAAAATACACTAGCGCAATCTTCAAGCATAGTCAATTCTAGTCGATCGAATTTAGAGAGCAA GACTAATGACAACGATCAAAACTATGATGTAGAAGATGACGACGAGGAATTATCAGCAACACCAGACAATCAAACGCTTCTACGTTTGCTCGAGGAAAAAGAAAAG ATATCTCACATATTCCGATGTGCAAGGATACAAGGTTTGGACACTTTCGAAGGTTTGCTTCTGTTTGGCAGAGAGCACTGTTACGTTATCGATGGGTTTACTCTGATGAAAAACCGGGAGATCCGTGATATTGATTCAGTGCCGTCCGGAAGCTACGAACCCATTCTTCCAAATCCAGGAAATACAAGAAT CTCTCATGAACTTAGACAGAACTCCAAATTTGCGTATGAAGAAATACGAGAAGTTCACAAGCGGAGATATCTGCTACAACCGATCGCATTGGAAGTGTTTTCCGGAGATGGTAGGAATTTCTTGCTGAGTTTCCCCAGGAAAGTAAGAAACAAGGTTTACCAAAGGCTGATGTCTGTTGCAACGTCTATCGCTGATAACGCACAACAATCAGTGGCGGGCCAGAGCAGGTCGGCGAATGTGGAGCAATCCTCCGGTATATTTAGCAGTTTGATCGGAGAAACGTCCGTAACCCAACGTTGGGTG CGAGGAGAAATCTCGAACTTCCAGTATTTGATGCATTTGAACACTTTGGCAGGGCGATCGTATAACGATTTGATGCAGTATCCCGTGTTTCCGTGGATTTTAGCGGACTATGATTCTGAAAGACTGGACCTGAGCAACCCTAAATCTTTTCGTGACTTTTCCAAGCCGATGGGTGCTCAATCGAAAGATCGTTTGGAACAATTTGAGAAACGCTACAAAGAATGGGACGATCCACATGGTGAGACTCCACCATACTTCTATGGAACGCACTACAGTTCGGCGATGATCGTTTGCTCGTATTTGGTGCGTCTGGAACCATTCACGCAGCATTTTCTGCGCCTACAAGGAGGGCATTTCGATCTGGCTGATCGCATGTTCCACAGTATTAAAGAGGCATGGCACTCGGCTTCCAAACATAACATGGCTGACGTAAAAGAGCTTATACCGGAGTTCTTCTATCTTCCGGAATTTCTAATCAACGATAATAACTTCGATTTCGGGATGAAACAGAATGGGGATATACTGAACCACATTGTTTTACCTCCGTGGGCAAAAGACGATCCCAGAGAGTTCATTAGGATACATCGTGAAGCTCTGGAAAGTGATTACGTAAGCCGTCACCTGCATCTG tGGATTGATTTGATATTTGGACATAGGCAACGCGGCCATGCTGCAGTAGAAGCTTGCAATGTATTCCATCATCTATTCTACGAAGGCAACGTAGATATCTATAA CATTGAGGACCCACTGAAGAAGAACGCTACCATTGGATTCATCAACAATTTTGGACAAATTCCAAAGCAATTGTTCCGGAAAGCTCATCCAGCGAAAAGGGCACAGCCTTCGAAGAACACCATGATAGATTCCAGCCTGGTGCTGCAACAATCCGTAAGCTATACGGATAAACTGTTTTTCCACAATCTTGAAAACTTGAAGCCAAGCTCTCAACCAATCAAAG AAGTAAAAGGCCCAGTGGGACACATAATACAAATGGAAAAGCTAGTGCTGGCAGTTGAGCAGAACAAAATCCTGATGCCTCCGAGTTACAATCGCTATATTGCATGGGGTTACGCAGATCATTCCATTCGTGTCGGCATTTATGATTCAGATCGTGCACTGTTCGTCTGCGAAAACGTAGCTCCGGACTCTGGCGAAATTCTCGCATGTGTTTGCCCAAATGCTAAAACAATAATCATGGCAGGCACTAATTCTATTCTAACGGTCTGTGATATAGATTTTAAGCATAAACAATTATATGTGAAACATACGCTACATGGGCATACGGACGCGGTAACATCGTTGGCGGCAAGCACGGCGTACAACATCATCGTTTCAGGATCGAAGGATAAATCGGCTATCATCTGGGACATGTCTAGGTATAAATATGTACGCCAGCTATTGAATCATGTCGGGGTGGTGGCTGCTGTGAGCATCAATGAATTGACG GGCGACATTGCAACATGTTCGGCCACATGGTTGTACGTGTGGTCCATCAACGGAGACTGCCTAGCCAAGGTGAACACGAGTATCGGCTGTGCCGATCGGATGCAGCAAATTTTGTGCGTAACATTTTCACACAAGAACGAGTGGGATAATGACAATGTGATCATAACGGGTTCAACGGATGGAGTAGTTAGG atgTGGTCATTGGATCATGTTCAAATACCAACGGAACGACAAAGTTGCAGTGACAGTCATCTATATGAGGACGAGTTTGGCGATAACCGAGGATCGGATGGAGAATGTTTCACTTTTCCAGATTTAG GCGCTGTCGTTAGATCATCCTCCACTAGTAGCATATATGAACAGTACACATTACATGACAGTAGTCAAGCATCTATGAGCAACACAGAGGACTCGCACAAAACATCTATACAATCATCCAGCAAAATTACTGCGAATGTTAAGGCCATCTCCATTGATCGCCATTTAGATAAGTTCGACGTCAACGGGCAATTTCTTACCAAAGAGGACTCGCAGAAGCCGAGGAAAGCTCTCCGGTGGCATCGTCAATTGATATTCCGTACCAAGCTTAGCATGCACACCGCTTATGATCTGAAGGACAACGTCGAACCAGCCAGTATTACATCGTTGGCCATATCCAACGACCATCGGACGGTTTTCGTGG GTGATGCGAGAGGCAGGATTTTCTCTTGGAGTGTTGCTGATCAACCCGGTAAAGTGGTATCGGACAACTGGATGAAACAGGGAACTAGTGATCGCTGTAATGGATGTCACGTCCG CTTCAGTCGTTACGAACGGAAGAACGTATGCCGCAACTGTGGACATGAATTTTGCGGGAAGTGCTGTCATCTGGACTCAACCATATTCCAGCTGAGAATCCGTATGCCTGTTCGCATCTGTAAAGTATGCCATAGTCGTCTACAGGAAACCAATGATTCATAG